One Sediminicola sp. YIK13 DNA segment encodes these proteins:
- the rnpA gene encoding ribonuclease P protein component produces MSFTFPKKEKLKSKKLIEQLFAEGKSVSNYPVKLIYLKTAHDDGSKIKTGVTASKRNFKSAVKRNRIKRLMRECYRLNKPLIFNNIEGDYAFMFLYLGKDMPTYEHLETCFKLIIKKLLTKENHENVD; encoded by the coding sequence ATGTCATTTACATTCCCTAAAAAAGAAAAATTAAAGAGTAAAAAGCTCATTGAACAATTGTTTGCTGAAGGGAAAAGTGTTTCCAATTATCCCGTAAAACTCATCTATCTTAAAACCGCACACGACGACGGTTCTAAAATTAAAACAGGAGTTACCGCATCGAAACGGAATTTTAAAAGTGCCGTAAAACGAAATCGGATAAAAAGGCTGATGCGCGAATGTTACCGCTTGAACAAACCCTTAATTTTTAACAACATAGAGGGAGACTATGCGTTTATGTTTTTATATCTTGGAAAAGATATGCCAACATATGAGCATTTAGAAACATGCTTTAAGCTCATTATAAAAAAACTTTT